atagaaatgcaatggatttgattttgtatcctgcgaatccatttatcatttctagtagtttttttagtggagtttttagggttttctatctatatcatgttatctgcaaatagtgaaagttttacttcttctttaccaatttggatgctgtttatttttcttgtctgattgctgtggctaggacttccagtactatgtggaataaaaatggagagagtggatgtccttgtcttgttcttgatcttaggggaaagctttcagtttttccccattatgtATGATGTTAGACATGGGTTTTTAATAtatagcttttattatgttgagttatgTTCTATCTAAATGTACTTTGTTGAGAGTTCTTATCATAAATggtatttcttatctttttgacattggccattTTCATGGGTgagaggtgatatttcattgtggcttgatttccatttccctattagtgatgttgatcatcttttcatgtaccttatgatttcttaaaaagtttttatgctgtgacattattaaaaatacaattttgggggtgcctggctggctcagtcagtggagcatgtgacttagggttgtgggtttgagtcccacattggaaatagagattatttaaaaagaaaaatatttttaaaaatgcaataaaaatgaatacaattcTATGTTTTCATGtagtattaaaatttatattaatagatttttaaagaacagttttagatttacacaAAAGTGGAGCATATAGTACAAAAGTTTTGCCTCCCACCACCTAGTTTCCCTTATTATCAACAGCTTACATGAGTTTGTTACATTTGTTACAGcgaatgaaccaatattgatacattattgtTAACTAAAATCTGCAGTTTACATTAAGGTTAATTCTTTGTATTACAtaattctatggattttgacaaatgaataatgTCATGTATTTACCATTAACATGTTAATTGCCATTAGCACATAGGATATTTTCATTGCCCTTAAATTCCTGTGCTTCACCTATTTGTTATCCTTCTCCTCTACATCCTGTTCCAACCCATGGtaaacaactgatttttaaattttgtctatgtagttttgtcttttccagaatgttatatagttgAACTCATACAGCTTTTCCAGACTGTTTTTTgtacttagcaatatgcatttagaGTTCCTCCACATCTTTTTTGTGGCTTTAtaactcatttctcttttcttgctgaATAGTaatccactgtatggatataccaagTTTATCCATTTAacttgaaggacatcttggctgcTTCTAGTTTTTGACAAATAGGAataagctgctataaacacttgTATGTAggttttttgtgtggacataagttttcaattcatttgggtaaatatttgTGAGTGTAACTGTTGGATGACATGAGAAGACTGTTGAGCTTAGGTAATTAACTACCTAACTATACTACTTGCATTTCTGCCAGAATAAGTGAAAGTTCCTCTCGCTCTACCTTATTACCAGTTTTTGATAATTGTCAGTTTTTTTGGGTTTTAGCTATTCTAAAGCtatgtagtgatatctcattgttatGTTAaattgcaattccctaatgatatATGCTGttgatcatattttctttttttggccacTTGTAGGTCTTTTTAAATAAGGGGtatattcagatcttttgcccaattttaattgggctgtttttttaatcactgagttttatttgtgtattttggatatgtGTCTCagatatgagaaaaaatattttttctgtattttctatttgtgtttaaatggttaaaattttcatgtttaaatttttgttcCATCTGTAGTTTATTTTGGTAAAGGGAATTTCCAGATGGCTACCAGTTGCTCCAGGACTATATCCTGATTAATCCATCTTAATTTTCACTATTTAGATGCTACTTTTTTCATATACAAAACACCCTTTTGTTTTTGGGACTATTTTAGGGCTTTTAGTCTTTCCATACTGTTTTATATAACAGTACCTTAGGTTTCAAGGTTCCCCCTTCCAATATACTTGAGTATATGATACTACTTCATCAATACCACTCtctcctttttcaaaatttctcaaGATTGTCTATGTCCCTTTCTTCCCATCTGTCAAGTTCATACTTAGCTTCCAAGATCCACCCTTAATCTTTACTCCCTTGTTACCTCTATACCTCTTCTGtcactacactttttttttttcttacacttttCACTCTGTATTGGGATTCATGTTTCCTTCCTGTCCTCTTCACTAGACTGTGAGTTGTATGAAGGTAGAGGAAATATAATCCTGGGTAATttacttaaaaaccaaaacccaaaacaggATGCTTCAAATGCCTCATTTGGAATATCCtataaattatgatataaaaacagtatatttgaattatgaagattaaatgagtacTCACCTGGATGAGTAACTGGCATATAATAAGCATGCAATAAGTAATTAGATACTAcaagttattaatattattaattctaAATTTTCGGTGCCTAGCATTCTATTAGATACTAAGTTCTCAAGAAAGGTTGActcagaaaatgaatgaatatataaatacatgaataatttaTAGACCTTTAGGATATGTTAATTCCCTGCTTTAATAAGTTCTAATAATATCCATTTCTATGGGCTGGATAGCTTTTCTCAAAACCCACTCTTTGTGTACACTGCTGGACAAAACTAGTTGTAAAGTATTTTGTCAAAAACTAACCTTATGGAAAGCAAAATCAGTTCAATAGCATTTAGTGAATCCCTCCTGGAAGATCTACATGAGGGAGATGCAGTTATTTCTCAAAAAACAATCACATCAGTTTTTAGAGAGTAAAGTATTGTCATACAGTTCAAATACTgctattttcaaaagaaacaaattccCATTTGGTTTTTAGTACTGTCTACAGCGGGGAAATTtaattcttactttaaaaatttatctatgAGGTTAGGAGAAAAGTATAAAAGGTAACAGTAAAGAATCTCCCTATACCAACCTGCATCCTCCCAGTTCTCAGAACTCCTGTAGACAACTGGAGTTTTCTTATGTGTccttccaaagatttttttaaggcataaacaaatgtttattcaagttcCTCAACTCCTATTTTCCACTAGTGGTAacatattataaacattattctatatcttgagttaaaaaaataatatacattaaaaatattttcataacattAGGTAAACagcttccattctttttttttaataccttgtAGCACTATTCCattatggatgtaccacaatttatttaaccaatataCTTACAGACATTTGATTTCAATCTTTAGTTATTAAATATACTGTGACAACAAATAACTTTTTAGATATGTTGCTGTACTTAAGTGCAAGTATATCTTAAGATAAATTCCTGGGATTGGAACTGCTGGGTCAATGGGTACATGCATTTGTAATCTTAACAGATACTGACTGCCTTCCATACCAATTTATACCCtaaccaaaatatatgaaaaatggacCATTTATCATCCTGGATGGTATGCTATTAAATCACTTGTGGCCCTTCTTGTATATCAAATATATCAGGGTTATGTTTCCTTGTGGTAGGGATGTGGTGGGGTGTCAGAGATTAATAGGAGGGGTCACAAAGAGGGGTGGTTATACTGCCAATTTATTGTCTCAGTTGTAAATCACCCTTCTTTGCCCAACTTTGTGACACTGAAATGGatcctttaaacattttctttggaaCATTGGTCTTTTTCAACAGAAGGCACAGGAGTGATACAAGGCTATTGTGCCAAGACACCTTCCTTCCAGATTCCAGCGTCCACTGTAACTTTTTAAGCATTGGAGCTCAGCAGCCTGGACATGTCTAGTTGCATCCTCATGCTCTCCCTCCCCAGCTACATACCAGCTCCAGCCTGCCCTCTGGCAAGATCTCCTACCACTCCTTGACACAACTGCTATGGTAACCACACACTTTTCAGAAATGTCTGAATCTCACTCAGCCTTTTAGGGAAAGAGACCTCTAACTCCTCGTTCCCTTAATGTCTACCCTCCTTCAGCCTAGGAGTTGTAGCTGCTTTTTtgccccgccttttttttttctttttctttttatcatttacttCCTACCAGCTAacaatttcatgtatttttcttgttcaAAGAGGCGCTGTGATTTGTATCTCCTGAGTGGACCCTGACTAATATGATAtacggggacacctgcaccccgatgtttctagcagcaatgtccacaatagccaaactgtggaaggagactcggtgtccatcgaaagatgaatggataaagaagatggggtttatgtatacaatggaatattactcagccattagaaatgacaaatacccaccatttgcttcaacgtggatggaactggagggtattatgctgagtgaaatgagtcaatcggagaaggacaaacgttatatattctcattcatttggggaatataaataatagtgaaagggaatagaagggaagggaggagaaatgggtaggaaatatcagaaaaggagacagaacataaagactcctaactctggaaggggaggagggcaggggtgggggtgaatgggtgacgggcactgaggggggcatttgataggatgagcactgggtgttattctgtatgttggcaaattgaacaccaataaaaataaattattaaaaaataaaatatgacatatgGGATCATTTTGCAGAAATTGACTTGTATTAAAAAATTGTGTACTTTTTGCAGGTCTTATTTTTGGTGTACAATTATCTGAATTGATAAATACACTGATAGATGTGTATCATTAAAAGATCACATACATATGACCGCTTAGTTCCTGTTATAGATGTTTCTTGCTGATTTTAAACTAGAGAGTCCATATTTGAGCAGGGCACATCTTTTAGGGGGTCAAGGTATTTCAGTTTAATCTtagagtgtattttaaaaataaatatttcaaagcagGCTTATTCCCCATTTTACCCCAGGACTTGGCAGTGTCTGGCTCATACAGGTGCTCAACTAACACCTGGTAAAGTATAGTATGTATTGCTGACATATAGTAACCTTAGCATGTGGTTATCAGTAAGAGGCTTAAATCTGCACGGGTTGACCAGAATGATAGCCTAACCTCTGCTGCATGTCCAAACTTCTACAGTGATTCAACTgtaaattttctctcttccctttgctcaGAATCTTTGCTCCAGGAAGGCAGTTAAGTAAGATATTTTATCACTCTATCATTTCTAATGGGTATATGGGGTGACAGGTAACGGAGAAGAGGAAACTCTGAGATCTCAGGGGACCAAAGGAAGATTACGGGCAAACAAATGTCTACTTAAATTggcataaatttatttctctgtaaatCAAAGTGTTGTAGAATGTTTCCTCACTCGAAATTCTCATAATAACCAGATATAGgttttataatattcattttattgatgaggaaactaagagtCTGAGAGATAAAGTAACTTGCCCTACAAATAAGTATCAGAATATGCATCTAGGACTATCTGACTCTGCCACTTCTCTGCTAGTCTCTCAGATGAGGGTAATGaaataacctagaaaaaaatacaatcctTATGGATGGAAGGGTCTTTATTTGATGTACACATTCTAGAAGACTTTAATCTTCAGAAACTTCTTAGTTATCTCAAAGGAAgtaacttgttatttttttttttataaagatttattcaagagagagagggagagaaagagaaagagagagagacaggcagagagagaagcaggctccatgcagggagcccgatgtgggactcgatcctgggactccaggatcatgccctgggccgaaggcaggcactcaacccctaagccacccaggcatcccaactttttttttgttttttttttaagattttatttattcatgagagacacagagagaggcagagacctaggcagagggagaagcaggctcctcatagggatcctgatgtgggactcgatccctaaacagggatcatgccctgagccaaaggcagatgctcagccactgagccacccaggcattccccaacttgttttttaaatgtgtttctaaCCCACTTGAATATACTTTTAAGATACTTTGTAGCATGAGACCACCCACATATCTTGTATGTGGCTGCTTATCTAATCATAGTCAGTTCAAGTGGCTGagtatacatttgaaaaaatcagAACATAATTGGAATTTAGGCTAGCCTGCTTGTATTAAGACAATTcctctttagttttttaaaatttcagatttttactaaaagaaaaatctagtatCTTGAtaacctaaatttttaaaaattggttaggTACAGAATTAACAGATTATGCTTTGGAAATTGTTCAACAGACAAAGTACACCTAGAGaacataaaaattctttatttaaccTAATCCAGCCACTATTGAGATAGTCTGCTATATTAAAAACAAGacgtttaaaaaaattacagcacAGTTAGCAAGGCAGTGACTAATTAAGTCACtaagtttaattttatattcttcacaGTCATTTGATAATCATGTACTGATGAACAATATTTTCAGCCACTTTGGAGATAAGTTAACTTctgcaaagaagaaaattctacTAGTTGTCACTGAATTTTATAAAAGAGGTTTAAAACATTGAAGTTTATAGAAATAACACCGTAAAGCAATgtgaaaataaatgggaaaacacaaaatataccCACCCAACCCAACTGGAAAACACAATATACCTACCCATCCCAAAGTCTACAACATCCCTTTAATCTGTCTCCTAACACCATTCTCTTACCTCTTCATCCCCTTTTCCTAGAGCATGAAAAGACTATTTAACAATTAAGAAACAGCTACTGCTCTGTAGGGCCTGTCTCAAGCCTAAAGtgcctctgttcctttctcaGTTAATCCTAGAAATGGTCTTCTGAGATAGAAGTATTACTTGtatttcagagatgaagaaaactgCAGCTGAGAGAAAGCCAGTTGGCCATTGTCATACATCCAGTTAGtaaaagcagaatcagaattGGAATCCAGGTCTATCAACTTTAGTCAGCTCTTAAGTTGTTCATAGTGGTATAGGCCACCTTTCTGAAGACTGGTATGTGGTACTTTCTGAGCTAAGGTTTTTTAGAGTTAAGAGTGTTCAATTCCAGGGCTAGAGGCCTCTCTGGTTCCCAGGCACTTGCAATTCCCTCCCCACAGCCCTAGAAACCCCTCCCTGCTGCACCCACCCCCCAAAAGGATTAGAGTTATTTTTCTGGCACTCATGAGCCCTGATGCCAGTAGATGCAAATAGCTACTCCCTCCATCTTGGCCACAAAGTAGTAACTGGGGAACGGTGTGcttgtataattttattaaaggCTGCCTAAAAGTTGTTCTATATAACAAAATTATGCAGGAAATATCTACTATGTCTTTCTtatattgaaaattaaagaaaagccaatatattttataattacagcTATATAatctaagttatttttatatataatcatagATTTTATATTTCCCCTTCAGAACTGTAGCAGTGTTCTTAATAAGGCTCACTGTCAGTCAAATATTCCCTTCCTCCCAAAATAATTACAACTCTGTTCAACAGCTATTCACATAAACTTTATAACACAGAATTAAGACATTCATACTATAGAAAGGTACCAGTCTTAAATTACTAAAGTTAACATACATTATTGCAATCTAACATAGCTCAATCTATATTTGCTACACTCCTAAAAAGAAGTGGCCACTTATCAGTAAGGGAAACGTTTATTATTGTCATGCATTAGATACTGTGAACAAGAAATTCAATACAGTTTTTGgaactatcttttaaaaacttaattttaattagtgAAAATAACTGCAAGACCATCCAGATTGCTGAACGACATTAAAAAGGCCACTATTAAAGAtggcttaaaataaataattgctttttaaaaatgaacataaaactaGTTACAGTGATTAAGGTGCTAACCTCATCAATATGACAAgcaattaaaatctaaaaacgTTAGTACtggtttttataataaattgattTAAGCCAAAAACAATAACCTCAATATTTACTCAAGACTTCTTGTTTTCATAATTATCTCCTCACTGACTGGTATAAAAACAAAGAGCTCAAGGCCTCACCTTGGTTTACTCACTGCTGGTTTTCTATCTGTTGAAACTAGACGGTAAACTGCATAAAAGCAGGAACCAAGTCTGTCGTGTTCACCATTGTCTCCCACAGCACTTTGTATAATGCCTGGGCAAATAGGAGGTGATCAACAAATACCTGAATAACTGaatcaatgaaagagaagagtaaaagaactttattgatttttttttttttttttgcaaatcgTTCTCTGTGCTCAAACTACTATAAACTGACAGCTCTAATTTCTAGAAATATGGATTTAAAAACCTTACTCCAGTGATTGAAGGACCTgatgactctctccctctctcttttacacacacacacacacacacacacacgcacacggtAATTATGACTATATGAGTCAAAATTACATTATGAACTATGAGATGTcaacattatataaataaaatttaatagtgaaaaagTGATTTGGAAGCCCTGTGAATTTTTACCCTACACATTTTGGAGGACGTCACATGGGTtcagaaaaacacaacaaaatcgCATTTGTTCAGATAATAATTTGAATGTTTACATACATTTttggtttgttattttttataactaATTTACATATCCTCATATTAACATATACTCCTGTTTAGCATGTAATCAAATTATGCCAGTGAGAAAAATCCTCATAGTACCTTCATTGAGTTGCTGATTCTAAGAAAACACTGAACATGAACACGTACAAAAGAGGCATTTGAATAAAACagcatgtgcatttttaaatatttgcacagTTTGATCTTTACATTTCTATCtggagaaaatatgaacaaaaccCAGGTTTACCATGCTAAGATAATGGTTCAGATGACTGCCATAAAAGAAGTacatacaaaacaatgaaaacaaatcacAACCTCAGGTTCCGTGATTACTGAGAGGATTTCCCCTGCCCTAAGtgctttattatatttcttaaaaatatgagcAGCAGCTTATCATAAGTCTCCACTACTGTGCATTAATGATGGAATCAGAACAACACAACAGACTCATTAAGGATGAAAGGACTGCAGAATAACTAGAAGTCAAAGTTTTATGCTTCTTCTTGCTCTGGATAATTTAGAATTTTGCGGTGTGCCTGACGTAAATATTGCTGTTGTTTGAAGTAAACCTTGAATGCTCCTTTTATGGCAACAAAAGCAATTCCAccctaaaataaaaaggaaaattagctTTTTATaatgcagatttatttattttatttttttaaagattttatttatctattagagacatagggagagagaaagattgagagattgagagattgagagagagagagagaggcagaaacacaggcagagggagaagcaggctccatgtagggagcccaatgtgggactcaatcccgggtctccaggatcaggccctgggctgaaggcgacgctaatctgctgagccaccggggctgccctataatgcagttttatagaaacataataaaaataattttacttagaTCATAAAAGACATAGCCATTGCTGCTAATTCAGATGAATATCACTTTTCTACTAGGGGATAAAACAGATGGAGACACTACATCTAACAGAGACACTTTTTCTGTTCTCCTATTGAGTAATCTCTCTCCTTAGCTCTATATCCAGTCTGATGTAACAGGGAGAAGGCCTGGGCACAAGTGCAGGCTGCCATCAGAGGGGGAAGTGAGAATAATAATATCAACATCAATATATACATCAACACAAGGGCTGACTATGTGTTAGCACTTCaaatgaattatctcatttaatcctcccagtaATCCTGATATAGCTACCAATATGATCTGTATTTTGCAGGCACATATAAGTCAAGAAATCTGAATTATGTTTTCAGCAAACCAGTATCTGTGATAGGATATGACTAGGCAGGCTGACCCTAGAGCAGAAGCTTGTCGGCAAGAGGGATGGGTGTGATAATTCATGCCTCTTCTATGACAGATGTCACCCACACCATTGTTCTGGAAGGTTAGAAGTAATGCAACAGATCCTCCCCTCTTTCTTGCTATTGGATGACAAGTAGGATCAAACAGAAACTTAAGGCACAGGACCCAcagaatgaatatttatatagtctcactggggttttttttgaaCAAACATACAATTCATTCTCTTTTGTAtagtcattcaaaaaaaaaaaaaaaaaagtacttttaaaaccATCTTACCAAGATTGTCCTTTGTAAATTAGAGTTAACACTACTGAACATCAGTTTACCAACTATTGTCGCAATAGTAGGAAAGACAAGGGCTCCACACAAAATTCGGGTGGCAGAGACGTGATCTGCTAAAGGATTAGCCTCAGCTGGAATTCGAGGAACAGGACAACCAATgcctagagaaaatgaaaatgcagagtATTAGTGCTAATAAAtcagaataacaaaaatatcttcGTATGCTAAGATTATTCCACAAGATTAATTTGGTATGCTCATTATAATCACAATTCAGGACCTTACCTGGAAATATACTGTTCAAAATTTGTAGTTTATTCGAGTATTTGCGCCATAGTCTAAGCACGTAGTCTTCCCAGCGTATCATCTTGCCTAATATCAGCATGACAGGAATAGTAGGAAGTccaattaaaaggaataaaggatCAGCTCTCTCCATAACATCCAGACCTTCTTTATGGCCTACAACCTGTGAAACAGACAGCATTTGTTAGAAtcatttccttatctatgaaGAGCTGCATGCTTGAACTGAATCCATCTTAGAGGAAATGCTAAATtttgaaagaatacaaaaataaaaagttttgggcagctcgggtggctcagtggtttagcgccactttcagcccagggcatgatcctggagatcaggatctctgtgtctcttatgaataaatacataaaatctttaaaaaaaacaaacaaaaaacaaaaacttttaaaacaaaaataaaagtttttaaaataaaaagtttttaaaataaactggaaCGTTATCAGTCCTgatttatttataactttataaataaagtgTCTTtcattcaaggggaaaaaaatctaagcgATTTCATATTATATTggaataaaagctttaaaatgtgGTTGACTCACACTGATTACAAATCAATAGAGGGGAGGGGACTTCTGGTTCTTTTATTCCTCTTATTTGGTATGGTTAGATTGGACTATAATTTTAGATCCTATATGTGCTCCAATAGAGCATCTGTTTTCCTGCTTTTCCTACTAGGGTAGCACAGCCAGACAAGGGGCAGGACCAGCCTTCAGGAGATGGACCGAAAGCTCCCTTCTCTTTGGTTCTTTCTTCATACTCAGTGGTGTTGTCTGGGATAGAGTGATTTTTCTGGCTGGCTAAATGCCTGTTCTACAGGTTCAACTCTGTTAAAATGCAATTCCAAAGTTGAGATTTTGGGGACTGCAGTTTTTGTTATATGTTCCAGTCATTTTTTTCCAATCCAGGAACCCTAAGGTGTCTTATTTATGGGGTAATAAAGCTAAAACAATTATCTGGGTCTTGGGTCTATTTCTCAATTGGGTTAGATCCCAGAGGGCAAGAAGGACACGATTCTTATTTGTGAATCTCCATACTTCCCCCTCACAGGAAAATCCTGAGGACTATCAATCTTGGCCTTCTATTTCTCTCAACATCTCCATTTTATTGGTGAGCTTCTTACTTTTGATGGGAGAATTTCCCTGAAAATTCTTTCAAAGGTCTCAAATGATCTTCCCTTTAGCCAAAGTCTCAATTGCTTCCAAATTAAACCTATTGCTCTGAGTGATTAGTCTTGGCAGTTATGACAGAAGAAGGAGACTATTTCAGAATCTTGGGCTTTTACCCCACCTCAGGTATCACACTGTAAGGACCGCTTGCTAGAATACTACCATAAAGACTCCATATAGTTTGGATctcaccccgggccgaaggtggtgctaaaccgctaagccactggggctgcccccatatAGTTTTTCTGATCACACTTTCTTCCATCCAGCAAGAAAAGATTGGTTAGAACCTTATCTCTGTCTTTGAGAGGGAGGaggtaaaaggaaggaaggacaggtaAGGAGGAAAGGGAATAGAGAAGATAGGGAAAACTAAGAGCTGTCAGGGACACTCAGGAAAACAaattcatgaaaaagtaaatgggtttaaaaaaaaatgagatactcTTTatgtcacagattttttttaagtggactaCTATAAGGAGATGTGAAATAAGGTCAAGCTGAGAATGGTCAAACTGAAATTCTAGACAACACACTCGATCCAGGTAAAAATATCTTACAAACATGTGGGGAAGAGCCaaaatttatgcttttaaaatctcaGCTGGTCCAGGCTTGTACTTCATTAACTTACCTAAATACATTGTAATATTAAAGGACAGGAGGCTAACTTCTTCTAAGTGGTCAAAAACCGTGGTATAGGTACCTGATACTCTTCTGTGTCTCCATGCAGAAACCTCATACCTTGTATGTGAAGGATGATTATTCTGAGTTGCTCTAAAGTGTCTGATTCACAATATAGTTGACCCCtgaacacaggtttgaactgtacTAGTCCACTTATATATATACACTGATTGATAGATACTGTACAGTActgttactttttcttccttatgatttccttaataacatttgcttttctctagtttattataaaaatacagcatataatacacATACAATATGTGTTAGTTGATTTTACGCTATCAGTAAGGCCTCTGGTCACAGTAGGCTGTAaatttttggggagtcaaaagttacccATGGATTCTCTACTGCATGAAGGAGGGTTATCAGTGTCCCTAATCCCCATATTGTTTAAGGGGCTACTATATTTCATAAACCCCAATCCCATACTAGGGGCATACATGGATTAGCCCAGAGATTGTGTTTTTACCTATGCCTTTTCaggatattctatttttatatcattttattatttgatcaCTTTATAAGTGATCACTATATTGATACAACTATGTGATTTAAATAGTCTCAAAATGCTAGCAAATAAATTCAGAAATCTCAAAAATTCTTCTGTTGGGTtatactattctttttattttttcccctttttcaaaaaatattttatttatttattcatgagagacacagagagaggcagagacatagacagatggagaagcaggctctctgcagggagcccaatgtgggactcgatccccagaccgggatcatgccctgagccgaagagaGACGCCCAACtgcagagccatccaggcgtccctatactATTCTTTTTAGAATTTGGGGTTTAGAAATATAAAGCAGAGTGAATATTCATAGAGACTGTAgtaaggggcagccctggtggctcagtggtttagtgctgcctttggcccagggtgtgatcctggagatccgggatcgagtcccacatcgggctctgtgatggagcctgcttctctctctgcctgtgtctctgcctctatgaatacataaataaaatcataaaaaaaaagagagactgtaGTAAGGGTCAGTTTATT
This portion of the Vulpes lagopus strain Blue_001 chromosome 2, ASM1834538v1, whole genome shotgun sequence genome encodes:
- the MARCHF5 gene encoding E3 ubiquitin-protein ligase MARCHF5 — encoded protein: MPDQALQQMLDRSCWVCFATDEDDRTAEWVRPCRCRGSTKWVHQACLQRWVDEKQRGNSTARVACPQCNAEYLIVFPKLGPVVYVLDLADRLISKACPFAAAGIMVGSIYWTAVTYGAVTVMQVVGHKEGLDVMERADPLFLLIGLPTIPVMLILGKMIRWEDYVLRLWRKYSNKLQILNSIFPGIGCPVPRIPAEANPLADHVSATRILCGALVFPTIATIVGKLMFSSVNSNLQRTILGGIAFVAIKGAFKVYFKQQQYLRQAHRKILNYPEQEEA